A DNA window from Buttiauxella agrestis contains the following coding sequences:
- a CDS encoding GntR family transcriptional regulator, translated as MDKVVLSPEKKQYQEIGEDLRAQIMQGLYPVGSRLPPERNIAETYGVSRTIVREALLMLELQGTVDIRQGSGVYVMRVPAENEAEEEAFFSSDIGPFEMLQARQLLESNIAAFAAKMATKADIDNLKRILEQEQRAIAINDLSQDNCKMFHLVLAGASQNQMLLATVESIWRHLDSSPMWQQLRAHIDTRSYRLKWLGDLQTILAALRRRDVMGSWQAMWQHLENVKNSLLEQSDSDAPDFDGYLFESVPIFQGKLM; from the coding sequence GTGGACAAGGTAGTGCTTTCGCCAGAAAAAAAACAATACCAGGAAATTGGTGAGGATCTGCGCGCGCAAATAATGCAGGGACTGTATCCAGTCGGTTCACGTTTGCCGCCTGAACGTAATATTGCTGAAACCTATGGCGTCAGCCGCACGATTGTTCGTGAAGCGTTGCTGATGCTCGAACTGCAAGGCACAGTCGATATTCGCCAGGGGTCCGGTGTGTATGTGATGCGCGTTCCGGCAGAAAATGAAGCGGAAGAAGAAGCCTTTTTCAGTAGCGATATTGGGCCGTTTGAAATGCTTCAGGCGCGTCAGTTGCTGGAAAGTAATATTGCGGCATTCGCCGCAAAAATGGCGACCAAAGCGGATATCGACAACCTCAAGCGAATTCTCGAGCAAGAGCAGCGTGCTATCGCGATAAACGATCTGAGCCAGGATAACTGCAAGATGTTCCACCTGGTTCTGGCGGGCGCTTCGCAAAACCAGATGCTGCTGGCGACGGTGGAAAGTATCTGGCGCCATTTAGACAGCAGCCCAATGTGGCAGCAATTACGGGCGCATATTGATACACGCAGCTATCGCCTGAAGTGGCTTGGCGACCTGCAAACTATTCTGGCAGCGCTGCGCCGCCGCGATGTCATGGGGTCATGGCAGGCGATGTGGCAGCATTTAGAAAACGTCAAAAACAGCCTGCTCGAGCAATCAGATTCCGATGC